One genomic segment of Vagococcus intermedius includes these proteins:
- a CDS encoding urocanate hydratase — MQMITNKQIENAMTITLPNELPDMPKFDDTVRRAPDRGYRLSSDQTKLALKNALRYVPEQYHEQMLPEFLQELKERGRIYGYRWYPKHPIEGKAIEDYDGTCVATKALQVMIDNNLNIDVALYPYELVTYGETGQVCANWMQYHLIKSYLKKMTDQQTLVIESGHPVGLFKSKKSAPRVIITNGLLVGEYDNIDDWEIGEQLGVTNYGQMTAGGWMYIGPQGIVHGTFNTLLNAGRLKLGLAAEDDLTGKLFVTSGLGGMSGAQGKAGEIANAVTIVSEVDMSRINTRLQQGWISNLANTPESAVKLANTYLDAKKGTSIAYHGNIVDLLEYMEKQNISIDLLSDQTSCHNVYDGGYCPVDMSFEERTTLLSQNKTAFKESVDSTLKRHFNVIKKLTAKGTYFFDYGNSFMKAIYDSGIKEISKNGIDDKDGFIWPSYVEDIMGPMLFDYGYGPFRWVCLSHKHSDLIKTDQAAMEVIDPTRRYQDLDNYNWIKDAEKNQLVVGTEARILYQDASGREKIALKFNELVRSGEIGPIMLGRDHHDVSGTDSPFRETANIKDGSNITADMATQCFAGNAARGMTLVTLHNGGGVGIGKAINGGFGLVLDGSSECDDIIKSAISWDTMGGVARRSWARNDNAILTAIEFNNSHKDFDHITLPYLVDDTLFSNIVD, encoded by the coding sequence ATACAAATGATTACAAATAAACAAATTGAGAATGCTATGACCATTACGCTACCCAATGAATTACCTGATATGCCTAAATTTGATGATACTGTTAGACGTGCACCAGACCGTGGCTACCGTTTATCTTCTGACCAAACAAAACTTGCATTAAAAAATGCACTACGTTATGTCCCTGAACAATACCATGAACAGATGTTACCTGAATTTCTACAAGAATTAAAAGAACGTGGGCGGATTTATGGTTATAGATGGTATCCTAAACACCCCATTGAAGGAAAAGCGATTGAGGATTATGACGGAACCTGCGTTGCTACAAAAGCACTACAAGTGATGATTGATAACAATCTCAATATTGATGTGGCACTTTATCCTTATGAACTTGTCACATATGGTGAAACCGGACAAGTTTGTGCTAACTGGATGCAGTATCACCTAATTAAAAGTTATCTAAAAAAAATGACGGATCAACAAACCTTAGTAATTGAATCCGGTCACCCAGTTGGGTTGTTTAAGTCTAAAAAAAGTGCTCCTAGAGTCATCATCACCAATGGGTTACTTGTGGGTGAATATGATAATATTGACGACTGGGAAATCGGTGAACAGCTAGGTGTCACAAACTATGGCCAAATGACAGCTGGTGGGTGGATGTATATTGGACCACAAGGTATTGTCCACGGAACTTTCAATACCCTCTTAAATGCAGGTCGTCTAAAACTTGGTCTAGCAGCTGAAGATGATTTAACCGGAAAATTATTTGTCACCTCTGGACTAGGTGGTATGAGTGGGGCACAAGGAAAAGCTGGTGAGATTGCCAATGCTGTTACGATTGTATCTGAAGTGGATATGTCTCGTATCAACACACGTTTACAACAAGGTTGGATTAGTAATCTGGCAAACACCCCTGAATCAGCTGTTAAATTAGCTAATACCTATTTGGATGCTAAAAAAGGAACCTCTATCGCTTATCACGGAAATATCGTAGATCTTTTAGAGTATATGGAGAAACAAAATATTTCTATCGATTTATTATCGGATCAAACATCTTGTCACAATGTTTATGACGGTGGCTATTGTCCTGTGGATATGAGTTTTGAAGAAAGAACTACTCTATTAAGTCAAAATAAAACTGCGTTTAAAGAATCAGTTGATAGTACATTGAAACGACACTTTAATGTCATTAAAAAATTAACAGCTAAGGGAACCTATTTTTTTGATTATGGCAATTCATTTATGAAAGCTATTTATGATAGTGGTATTAAAGAAATTTCCAAAAATGGGATTGATGATAAAGACGGATTTATCTGGCCTTCTTATGTTGAAGATATTATGGGACCAATGTTATTCGATTATGGTTACGGTCCCTTCAGATGGGTGTGTTTGAGTCATAAACATTCTGATTTGATTAAAACTGATCAAGCTGCTATGGAAGTAATTGATCCTACCCGTCGTTATCAAGACTTGGATAACTATAATTGGATTAAGGATGCTGAAAAAAATCAATTAGTAGTAGGAACTGAAGCAAGAATTCTTTATCAAGATGCTAGTGGTCGTGAAAAAATCGCATTAAAATTTAATGAGCTTGTTCGCTCTGGTGAAATTGGACCCATTATGTTAGGACGAGATCATCACGACGTTTCTGGTACAGATTCTCCATTCAGAGAAACCGCTAACATTAAAGACGGTAGTAATATTACTGCTGATATGGCTACTCAATGTTTTGCCGGTAACGCAGCCCGTGGTATGACTTTGGTAACCCTTCATAATGGCGGTGGTGTTGGAATAGGAAAAGCAATAAATGGCGGATTTGGTCTAGTTTTAGATGGTAGTAGTGAGTGTGATGACATTATAAAATCTGCTATTTCTTGGGATACTATGGGAGGTGTTGCGAGAAGAAGTTGGGCTAGAAATGATAATGCTATCTTAACAGCTATTGAGTTTAATAATAGTCATAAAGATTTTGATCACATTACCCTTCCTTATTTAGTAGATGACACCCTGTTTAGCAATATAGTTGATTAA
- the fghA gene encoding S-formylglutathione hydrolase produces MIAEVIERHYSFEGEMLKYRHQSEVLACEMTFSLYLPTLVTKKDYSLIWWLSGLTCTDDNFTQKSGFQKYAAAHEVAVIIPDTSPRGIEIPDSPDWDLGQGASFYVNATEEPWQKNYQMYSYLTEELPKIVSDLIPNLSGNESIMGHSMGGHGALMVGLKNPTRFSAISAFAPILSPSQVPWGQKAFTHYLGKDKSSWEQWDATNLITKPFQHKLPILITQGSEDNFYENQLQEYSFLATAKENKQNINYQKVVGYDHSYFTIASFMEEHFKFHVTNMENQ; encoded by the coding sequence ATGATAGCAGAAGTAATCGAACGTCATTACTCTTTTGAAGGAGAGATGCTAAAATATCGTCATCAGTCAGAAGTTTTAGCTTGTGAGATGACATTTAGTTTATACTTGCCAACTTTAGTGACGAAGAAGGACTATTCATTAATTTGGTGGTTGTCAGGGTTAACCTGCACAGATGATAACTTCACACAAAAAAGTGGCTTTCAAAAGTATGCTGCAGCCCATGAAGTTGCTGTGATTATACCTGATACCTCTCCTAGAGGGATAGAAATACCTGATAGCCCAGATTGGGATTTGGGACAAGGTGCTAGTTTTTATGTCAATGCTACAGAGGAACCTTGGCAAAAAAATTATCAAATGTATAGTTATTTAACCGAAGAATTACCAAAGATAGTCTCCGATCTAATTCCTAATTTATCTGGCAACGAAAGCATTATGGGTCATTCAATGGGTGGACATGGTGCGTTGATGGTAGGACTTAAAAATCCAACTCGTTTTTCAGCTATCTCAGCTTTCGCTCCAATACTGTCACCTTCACAAGTGCCTTGGGGTCAAAAAGCGTTTACTCATTATTTGGGAAAAGATAAAAGCTCTTGGGAACAGTGGGATGCAACCAATTTAATTACAAAACCTTTTCAACATAAATTACCTATTTTAATCACACAAGGATCAGAAGATAATTTTTATGAGAATCAGTTACAAGAATATTCTTTTTTAGCTACAGCTAAGGAAAATAAGCAAAATATTAATTACCAAAAAGTTGTCGGTTACGATCACAGTTACTTTACCATTGCTAGTTTTATGGAAGAGCATTTTAAATTCCATGTTACTAACATGGAAAATCAATAA
- a CDS encoding S-(hydroxymethyl)glutathione dehydrogenase/class III alcohol dehydrogenase — translation MKSKAAVAFGPNEPLKIVEIDVEEPKTNEVLVKMLYTSVCHTDAFTLSGEDPEGIFPAVLGHEGGGVVVSVGEGVTSVQPGDHVIPLYTAECGKCKFCLSGKTNLCSAVRETQGKGLMPDGTTRFSYQGEPIYHYMGTSTFSEYTVVNEISLVKIDKKAPLDKVCLFGCGVTTGLGAVKNTAKVEENAVAAVFGLGAIGLAVIQGLEKAKAKRIIAIDVDPSKRELAEKMGATDFINPKEQSQPIQEVIVEMTDGGVDYSFECIGNVDVMRSALEACHKGWGESIIIGVAGAGKEINTRPFQLVTGRVWRGSAFGGVKGRTELPGMVDAYMAGDIDLESFITHQLDFTDINKAFDLLHKGESIRTILTYGA, via the coding sequence ATGAAAAGTAAAGCAGCCGTGGCCTTTGGGCCAAATGAGCCACTGAAAATCGTTGAAATAGATGTTGAAGAACCAAAGACTAACGAAGTATTGGTCAAAATGTTATATACTTCAGTTTGTCATACAGATGCCTTTACCTTATCTGGAGAAGACCCAGAAGGAATTTTCCCAGCCGTTTTAGGACATGAAGGTGGCGGGGTTGTTGTCTCAGTAGGAGAGGGCGTAACATCTGTTCAGCCTGGAGATCATGTGATTCCTCTATATACTGCCGAATGTGGGAAATGTAAATTCTGTTTATCGGGTAAAACTAACTTGTGTAGCGCTGTTCGCGAAACTCAAGGAAAGGGATTGATGCCTGATGGAACAACGCGTTTTTCTTATCAGGGAGAGCCAATTTATCATTATATGGGAACAAGTACTTTTAGCGAATACACAGTCGTCAATGAAATAAGTTTAGTAAAAATTGATAAAAAAGCCCCACTCGATAAAGTTTGTTTATTTGGTTGCGGTGTGACAACAGGATTAGGAGCTGTTAAAAACACTGCTAAAGTAGAAGAAAATGCTGTTGCTGCAGTCTTTGGTTTAGGTGCAATTGGGTTAGCTGTTATTCAAGGGCTAGAAAAAGCGAAAGCAAAACGAATTATTGCCATTGACGTCGACCCATCGAAACGCGAACTTGCTGAAAAAATGGGAGCAACAGACTTTATTAACCCCAAAGAACAGTCACAACCTATTCAAGAAGTAATTGTTGAGATGACAGACGGTGGCGTCGATTATAGTTTTGAATGCATTGGTAATGTAGATGTTATGCGTTCTGCATTAGAAGCTTGTCATAAAGGCTGGGGTGAAAGTATTATTATTGGCGTAGCTGGAGCAGGGAAAGAAATTAACACTCGTCCATTCCAACTAGTAACAGGTCGTGTTTGGCGCGGGTCTGCTTTTGGTGGAGTGAAAGGTCGCACTGAGCTACCTGGTATGGTTGATGCCTACATGGCTGGCGATATTGATCTAGAATCATTTATTACTCACCAACTTGATTTTACAGATATCAATAAAGCATTTGATTTATTACATAAAGGTGAATCAATTCGGACTATTCTAACATATGGAGCGTGA
- a CDS encoding winged helix-turn-helix transcriptional regulator: protein MLVIYKEKEFYTNKDLALSIIGGRWKIALVWALLHNSPLRLNQFQKLFPDINQRTLIRQLRELEEDYIIKRTVYPVVPPKVEYQLTEIGLSLEPVVNSICQWGDEFHAFLEK from the coding sequence ATGTTGGTAATTTATAAAGAAAAAGAGTTTTATACAAATAAAGACTTAGCACTATCAATTATTGGGGGGCGTTGGAAGATTGCCCTAGTTTGGGCACTCCTACATAATAGTCCTCTGCGATTAAATCAATTCCAAAAACTGTTTCCTGATATCAATCAGCGCACCTTAATTAGGCAACTAAGAGAACTAGAGGAAGATTATATTATTAAACGAACCGTTTACCCTGTTGTGCCACCTAAAGTAGAGTATCAGCTTACTGAGATAGGCTTAAGTTTAGAACCTGTAGTCAACTCAATTTGTCAATGGGGCGATGAATTTCATGCTTTTTTAGAAAAATAA
- a CDS encoding acyltransferase family protein, giving the protein MLINLSKYRSQLYGFSALFIVFFHSQVMFTIKGFHIIKQFGSLGVDVFLLLSGMSLYFSFSKDSNLKHFFQKRISTIIIPLGIVNLIYYQLVPNGSGFIMYLKNVIGLFHSEKLTLNSWFSLTIIILYLLYPLIHKFLESSSEIKRLVKFGIIFSLWWLFQLTKFYFVTPEFASHTNLAFARFPIFLIGCYLGPYILNRTPFFGLKINKHASIGITLLLFISSCSLLIPYIQVDNKYQLIPTFISISVVMTGTLLLSWLLNLMSKAKSSHLIMLVSKSLTLFGGLSFEIYLLFEKNQTLFESVAPVDPHNLAKTCFLFTLTLIEAILLKKVVTYIKQNYDLTKP; this is encoded by the coding sequence ATGCTAATTAATTTATCTAAGTATCGCAGTCAATTATATGGCTTTTCGGCTTTATTTATTGTTTTTTTTCACTCACAAGTCATGTTTACGATTAAGGGATTTCATATTATTAAACAATTTGGTTCTCTAGGAGTAGATGTTTTTTTATTGTTATCAGGTATGAGTTTATACTTTTCTTTTTCTAAAGATAGTAATTTAAAACATTTTTTTCAAAAACGAATAAGTACGATTATTATTCCTTTAGGGATAGTCAATTTAATTTATTACCAGCTGGTCCCTAATGGATCTGGCTTTATCATGTATCTAAAAAATGTTATCGGGCTATTTCATTCTGAAAAATTGACCTTAAATTCTTGGTTTAGTCTAACGATTATTATCCTTTATTTACTCTACCCTCTCATTCATAAATTTTTAGAAAGTTCTTCAGAAATCAAACGGCTCGTTAAGTTTGGCATTATTTTTAGCCTGTGGTGGCTGTTCCAATTAACTAAATTTTATTTTGTGACACCTGAATTTGCTAGTCATACTAATTTAGCCTTTGCTAGGTTCCCTATTTTTTTAATAGGATGTTACTTAGGACCTTATATTTTAAATAGAACGCCTTTCTTTGGACTAAAAATAAATAAACACGCTAGTATTGGCATCACACTACTATTATTTATCTCATCATGCTCCTTATTGATACCTTATATCCAAGTTGATAATAAATACCAATTGATTCCTACCTTTATTTCTATTAGTGTCGTCATGACTGGAACCTTACTACTAAGTTGGTTATTAAACTTGATGTCCAAAGCAAAATCAAGTCATTTAATCATGCTAGTTAGCAAATCATTGACACTGTTTGGTGGCTTATCTTTTGAAATCTATTTATTATTTGAAAAAAATCAAACATTATTCGAGTCAGTCGCCCCTGTAGACCCACATAATCTTGCTAAAACTTGCTTTTTATTTACTTTAACACTTATTGAAGCCATACTTTTAAAAAAAGTAGTCACTTATATCAAACAAAATTATGATCTGACTAAACCATAA
- a CDS encoding D-2-hydroxyacid dehydrogenase, whose protein sequence is MKLVILDGYGLNPGDLSWDELQKYGEVIVYDRTDITQPELICERIGDAELVFTNKVPITKDIIVACPNLKYIGVLATGYNVVDIEKAKEQNVIVTNIPSYGTDAVAQFTIALLLEITSQVGCHNQSVANGEWEISQDFTYWKMPLMELAGKTIGLIGYGRIAQATAVIAKAFQMKVIYYNHRPKKALDPSFRQVSLNQLYQQSDIISLHVPQFPETTKMINDEAIAQMKDGVILINTSRGGLLDEKAVANALNEDKMGAMGADVVSQEPILSNNPLLKAKNCYLTPHIAWAPVETRRRLLTIAIENVESFLNGQPQNNVTG, encoded by the coding sequence ATGAAACTGGTTATTTTAGATGGATATGGTTTAAATCCTGGGGATCTTAGCTGGGATGAGTTACAGAAATATGGGGAAGTAATTGTCTATGATCGAACAGACATTACACAACCTGAGTTAATCTGTGAACGTATAGGAGATGCTGAGTTAGTTTTCACAAATAAAGTTCCTATTACAAAAGATATTATCGTAGCGTGTCCTAATTTAAAGTATATTGGAGTATTAGCGACTGGTTACAATGTCGTAGATATTGAGAAAGCTAAAGAACAGAATGTGATCGTGACTAATATTCCAAGTTATGGAACAGATGCAGTCGCTCAGTTTACCATCGCTTTATTATTAGAAATAACAAGTCAAGTTGGTTGTCATAACCAATCAGTAGCAAATGGAGAGTGGGAAATAAGTCAAGATTTTACTTATTGGAAAATGCCATTAATGGAGTTGGCTGGTAAAACAATAGGTTTGATCGGTTATGGACGAATTGCACAAGCTACTGCTGTGATTGCTAAAGCTTTTCAGATGAAAGTCATTTACTATAACCATCGTCCGAAAAAAGCACTAGACCCTTCATTTAGACAAGTCTCCTTAAATCAGTTATATCAGCAATCCGATATTATTAGTTTACATGTTCCTCAATTTCCAGAAACAACCAAGATGATTAATGATGAGGCTATCGCTCAAATGAAAGATGGCGTGATCTTGATTAATACATCTCGTGGAGGACTATTGGATGAGAAAGCAGTAGCTAACGCTTTAAATGAAGATAAGATGGGTGCAATGGGAGCAGATGTCGTATCCCAAGAACCTATCTTAAGTAATAATCCTTTATTAAAAGCAAAAAATTGTTACTTAACCCCTCATATTGCTTGGGCACCAGTCGAAACACGTAGACGTTTACTCACTATCGCTATCGAAAATGTGGAGTCATTTTTAAATGGGCAGCCACAAAACAATGTTACAGGCTAA
- a CDS encoding fibronectin type III domain-containing protein: MKLSKLLIATTLLSGCLVTQITAEATEVTENTPKIGSRAIIGSDDRQLVTNTNQTPYQSVVFIEDGQGYIASGFYIGDGLVLTNGHVANKAYDANQPEKMKIYPGRGVNGSSKNNPFGSFKVKAIHIPSTYLDNSYRVENDYAVLELDNNALGQSIDTMVVPSKMNYQGGQTGQQVLLAGYPGDKGETMWKSSGQIVTTKQKVLTYSNDTVGGSSGSPILNTKNEVIGMHAAGEDAYSNTGLFFHPEMIDYIDQYRSEKETDKQAPTSLTLTNIKEDSMTLSFTEPKEQQDIQGYVIYRDNQKIQTIKNTTFSDKLLKAETTYSYQVSTLYKDGTESEKSLEVSGKTLATKDKEAPTTPKGLKSSNVTTTSVTLSWEASKDNKKVQFYNVYRNGVKIASPKTLTLTETTLASDTSYDYQISAVDDSGNESTLSAKHTVKTLKEEISNGQDTWQKEKTYNAKDTVVYQGTTYEAQWWTKGNVPSAGGPWEKL, encoded by the coding sequence ATGAAATTATCTAAATTATTAATAGCAACGACACTATTGTCTGGTTGTTTAGTCACACAAATCACAGCTGAAGCAACTGAAGTAACAGAGAACACGCCTAAAATAGGCTCACGTGCAATAATTGGAAGTGATGACCGTCAACTAGTAACCAATACGAATCAGACACCGTATCAAAGTGTCGTCTTTATTGAAGATGGACAAGGTTATATCGCCAGCGGTTTTTATATTGGTGACGGTTTAGTTTTAACAAATGGGCATGTTGCTAACAAAGCATATGATGCTAATCAACCAGAAAAAATGAAGATATATCCTGGTCGTGGAGTAAATGGTAGTTCAAAAAATAATCCTTTTGGTTCATTTAAAGTAAAAGCCATTCATATTCCGAGTACCTATCTAGATAATAGTTACCGAGTAGAAAATGATTATGCCGTTTTAGAATTAGATAATAACGCGCTAGGGCAAAGTATTGATACAATGGTTGTTCCTTCAAAAATGAACTATCAAGGAGGACAAACTGGTCAACAAGTACTATTAGCTGGCTATCCTGGAGATAAAGGTGAAACAATGTGGAAAAGTTCAGGCCAAATTGTCACAACAAAACAAAAAGTTTTGACATACTCTAATGATACAGTTGGTGGTTCGTCAGGCTCTCCTATTTTAAATACAAAAAATGAAGTAATCGGAATGCATGCAGCTGGTGAGGATGCTTATTCTAACACTGGGTTATTTTTCCATCCCGAAATGATAGACTATATTGATCAATACCGTTCTGAAAAAGAAACTGATAAGCAAGCACCTACTAGCTTAACTTTAACTAACATTAAAGAAGATAGTATGACCTTAAGTTTTACTGAACCTAAAGAGCAACAAGATATTCAAGGCTATGTTATTTATCGAGATAATCAAAAAATTCAAACAATTAAAAATACAACATTTTCTGATAAATTATTAAAAGCAGAAACAACGTATTCTTATCAAGTTTCAACACTTTATAAAGATGGAACAGAATCTGAAAAAAGCTTAGAAGTGAGTGGAAAGACATTAGCAACTAAGGATAAAGAAGCACCAACAACACCGAAGGGCCTTAAAAGTTCTAACGTGACAACAACAAGTGTAACTTTATCATGGGAAGCGTCTAAAGATAATAAAAAGGTTCAATTTTATAATGTTTATCGCAATGGTGTTAAAATAGCTTCTCCGAAAACATTAACGCTAACGGAAACAACATTAGCAAGTGATACGTCATATGATTATCAAATTTCAGCAGTAGATGATTCAGGTAATGAATCTACTTTATCAGCTAAACATACTGTTAAGACCTTAAAAGAAGAAATCAGTAATGGTCAGGATACTTGGCAAAAAGAAAAAACTTACAATGCTAAAGATACTGTTGTCTACCAAGGAACGACCTACGAAGCTCAATGGTGGACAAAAGGAAATGTGCCAAGTGCTGGCGGTCCTTGGGAAAAATTATAA
- a CDS encoding LTA synthase family protein — MNSKQKKILKQLSIFLLYMIITLAISYKLTLLIETSVYSPEELVGINSSLGKNYLFYIFPGMAFIYLILAITGRFISSLLIGGSALFLLGYVNKTYVTERNEIISFSQITELKNISLLIQYLDIKLLIGFVLAIILAIIIFRKDFKFSYHYRVVSLIIAVVFFQMFNLKAYPLERVGWVHNPLKNIKSTGVIVNLLNTNMEVQEKVENYSKKNTKEIVSKYSVDAYNRDKEPHEKDNTVIILSESLIETTPFDKEDKLLPTIHSLAGLNGGKMRSTSIGGGTANIEFSVRTGISLDLLVDNTITPYHDFYVKKGLKNITADTNYTTKKIIHPYTLNLYNRKTVYENYQQTLNEDFVKIEPLRSNQPDYMLRISDEKFYNEIISELQETKEPQSIVSLSMQNHSPYSYKDSMNLTIDPIKVDVDEGIQKQFNLYQQLISDTDVATKKFIDKVSEMDTKVNTNILFFGDHGPSFSDKILTGDQSYETPYFIFSNGKKVNDSVLNTSPDFLFTKLLVSLNKKITPYQLLQKKLMEANISSINSHSVFKEGISTPIDNLSKKEQELVNDYIVINYDMVTGEQYSKGMFKLE; from the coding sequence ATGAATTCAAAACAAAAAAAAATCTTAAAACAGCTCTCAATATTTTTACTGTATATGATTATTACTTTAGCAATTAGTTATAAACTAACGTTATTGATTGAAACAAGCGTCTATAGCCCTGAAGAGTTAGTAGGGATAAACTCTTCTCTTGGAAAAAATTATTTATTCTATATTTTTCCTGGAATGGCTTTTATCTATCTCATCTTAGCGATTACAGGTCGTTTTATCTCATCGTTATTAATAGGTGGCTCGGCACTTTTCTTACTAGGGTATGTCAATAAGACCTACGTCACAGAAAGAAATGAGATTATCTCTTTTTCCCAAATAACAGAACTTAAAAATATTTCGCTTTTAATTCAATATCTAGATATTAAGTTATTAATTGGCTTTGTATTGGCCATTATCTTAGCCATTATTATCTTTAGAAAAGATTTTAAATTTAGTTATCATTATCGAGTAGTCTCGCTGATTATTGCCGTGGTATTTTTCCAAATGTTTAATTTAAAAGCCTACCCACTTGAAAGAGTAGGCTGGGTACACAATCCCTTAAAAAACATCAAAAGTACGGGTGTTATAGTCAATCTCCTTAATACTAATATGGAAGTACAAGAAAAAGTAGAGAATTATTCCAAAAAAAATACTAAAGAGATTGTTAGTAAGTATTCAGTTGATGCTTATAATCGTGACAAAGAACCACATGAAAAAGATAATACCGTGATTATTTTAAGTGAAAGCTTGATCGAAACGACACCTTTTGATAAAGAGGATAAATTATTACCAACTATCCATAGTTTAGCTGGGCTGAATGGTGGCAAGATGCGTTCAACTTCGATTGGTGGTGGGACCGCCAATATAGAATTTTCGGTTCGAACGGGTATCTCACTAGACTTGTTGGTTGACAATACGATAACGCCATATCATGATTTTTATGTCAAAAAAGGTCTTAAAAATATAACAGCAGATACCAATTACACAACCAAGAAAATTATTCATCCGTATACGTTAAACCTTTATAATAGAAAAACTGTTTATGAAAATTATCAACAAACTCTGAATGAGGATTTTGTTAAGATAGAACCATTGAGGTCAAATCAACCCGATTATATGCTCCGCATATCTGATGAAAAATTTTATAATGAAATCATTTCAGAGTTGCAAGAAACAAAAGAGCCTCAAAGTATCGTCTCTTTAAGTATGCAAAATCACAGTCCTTACTCGTATAAAGATAGTATGAATTTAACTATTGACCCGATCAAAGTTGATGTTGACGAGGGGATACAAAAACAGTTTAATCTATACCAACAATTAATTAGTGATACAGATGTTGCTACAAAGAAATTTATAGACAAGGTATCCGAGATGGATACTAAGGTCAATACTAATATTCTTTTCTTTGGCGATCATGGACCGTCGTTCTCTGATAAAATATTAACTGGTGATCAAAGTTACGAAACACCTTATTTTATTTTTTCGAATGGTAAAAAAGTGAATGATAGCGTACTAAATACGTCCCCCGATTTTTTATTCACTAAATTATTAGTTAGCTTGAATAAAAAAATCACACCTTATCAATTGTTACAAAAAAAATTGATGGAAGCTAATATTAGTTCAATCAATAGTCATTCCGTTTTTAAAGAGGGGATTTCGACCCCAATTGATAATTTGAGTAAAAAAGAACAAGAATTAGTCAATGATTATATTGTGATTAATTATGACATGGTAACAGGGGAGCAATATTCAAAAGGCATGTTCAAGTTAGAATAA
- a CDS encoding iron-containing alcohol dehydrogenase has translation MNFKLEQKVKVTVTDDLSKSILQVLKEASYKKPLIVMDSFLNSTPIVNKLKEDLTNEGIDFIVYDKIVSDPPTNLVDEGAVICNKQQCDSIIAIGGGSSIDVARGINIVKHNGGKIKDYVTFEGEIKECPGLISVPTTSGTGSELSNALIVTDLKTNTKLAVLADNSVSEYAILNPELLMSLPKNMTIATGLDTFSHAAEGYTSNLSSPVTDAICEKIMFLVAKYLPLAVEDGSNREARERMMVAAALGGWMLNNCGTHIGHSTAHILGSKYKIPHGMACAYALPGALEHVAPVLPKKIKEIGYILGATFPENASVEEIASITSNRYRDFRDNILGMAPFSELQIDKNELLTNAKDIVEERFAGNTPRKVDLEAAVELLKKL, from the coding sequence TTGAATTTTAAACTAGAACAAAAAGTGAAAGTAACCGTAACAGATGATTTATCAAAAAGTATTTTACAAGTTTTGAAAGAGGCGTCATATAAGAAACCCTTAATTGTGATGGATTCATTTTTAAATAGTACACCCATCGTTAATAAATTAAAGGAAGATCTTACTAATGAAGGAATCGATTTTATTGTCTATGATAAAATCGTATCGGATCCGCCAACAAATTTGGTTGATGAAGGTGCAGTTATTTGTAATAAACAACAGTGTGATTCAATTATAGCAATAGGTGGTGGAAGCTCGATTGATGTAGCACGTGGTATTAATATTGTTAAACATAATGGTGGGAAAATTAAAGACTATGTCACATTTGAGGGTGAAATAAAAGAGTGTCCAGGATTGATTTCAGTTCCAACGACGTCTGGGACAGGTAGTGAACTGTCAAATGCTTTGATAGTTACAGATCTAAAAACAAATACAAAGCTTGCGGTTTTAGCTGATAATTCAGTAAGTGAATATGCCATTCTTAATCCAGAATTATTGATGTCATTACCTAAAAACATGACGATTGCAACAGGTTTAGATACATTTTCACATGCAGCTGAAGGATATACTTCTAACTTATCAAGTCCAGTGACAGATGCTATTTGTGAAAAAATAATGTTTTTAGTTGCTAAATACTTACCTCTAGCTGTGGAGGATGGCTCTAATCGTGAAGCGAGAGAACGTATGATGGTTGCTGCTGCTTTAGGTGGATGGATGTTGAATAACTGTGGGACTCATATTGGACATTCAACGGCTCACATTTTAGGATCTAAATATAAAATCCCTCATGGTATGGCGTGTGCTTATGCCTTGCCAGGAGCTTTAGAGCATGTTGCTCCCGTACTTCCTAAGAAAATTAAAGAGATTGGTTACATTTTAGGTGCTACATTCCCAGAGAATGCCTCTGTGGAAGAAATTGCGTCAATTACGTCAAATAGATACCGCGACTTTAGAGATAATATTTTAGGTATGGCTCCTTTTAGTGAGTTACAAATAGATAAAAATGAGTTGTTAACCAATGCAAAGGATATTGTAGAAGAACGTTTTGCAGGAAATACACCGAGAAAAGTAGATTTAGAGGCTGCAGTAGAATTATTGAAAAAACTATAA